The following proteins are encoded in a genomic region of Brachypodium distachyon strain Bd21 chromosome 1, Brachypodium_distachyon_v3.0, whole genome shotgun sequence:
- the LOC100838151 gene encoding uncharacterized protein LOC100838151 isoform X1, whose amino-acid sequence MLVGMAEDAVMAAASSGCSSGCQSGWTTYLDDDRSSYSTSATTTRFHGKPQGQFYGYGCECEYSEEDDLSMVSDASSGPPQQCSPGSGATHTNARAERRGIATETAAAARRQSKVAGAVASLLEDTASSPAFFKHSKQVRSSAEANGYAGAADSITNAADFSCAFFSATGFESPSNGSALSGCLQAQYSPAPAKRMMPTRHMCRDGSDKIKRW is encoded by the exons ATGTTGGTGGGAATGGCGGAGGACGCggtcatggcggcggcgagttcCGGGTGCAGCAGCGGCTGCCAGTCCGGCTGGACCACCTACCTGGACGACGACCGCTCCTCCTACTCTACAAGCGCCACCACCACGCGGTTCCATGGAAAGCCGCAGGGACAGTTCTACGGCTACGGCTGCGAGTGCGAGTACTCTGAGGAGGACGACCTGTCCATGGTCTCCGACGCCTCCTCCGGGCCACCCCAACAGTGCTCGcccggctccggcgccacGCACACTAATGCGCGGGCCGAGAGGAGAGGCATAGCGACAGagacagcggcagcggcgaggcgGCAGAGCAAggtggccggcgccgtcgcgTCTCTGCTCGAGGACACCGCCAGCTCGCCGGCCTTCTTCAAGCACTCCAAG CAGGTGAGGAGCTCAGCGGAGGCCAACGGCTACGCCGGCGCGGCCGATTCGATCACCAATGCTGCCGATTTCTCGTGCGCCTTCTTCTCTGCGACGGGCTTCGAG TCTCCCTCGAATGGCTCTGCTCTGAGCGGTTGCCTGCAAGCGCAGTACTCCCCTGCTCCTGCCAAACGGATGATGCCCACAAGACAT ATGTGCAGAGATGGCAGTGATAAGATCAAAAGGTGGTGA
- the LOC100838151 gene encoding uncharacterized protein LOC100838151 isoform X2: protein MLVGMAEDAVMAAASSGCSSGCQSGWTTYLDDDRSSYSTSATTTRFHGKPQGQFYGYGCECEYSEEDDLSMVSDASSGPPQQCSPGSGATHTNARAERRGIATETAAAARRQSKVAGAVASLLEDTASSPAFFKHSKVRSSAEANGYAGAADSITNAADFSCAFFSATGFESPSNGSALSGCLQAQYSPAPAKRMMPTRHMCRDGSDKIKRW, encoded by the exons ATGTTGGTGGGAATGGCGGAGGACGCggtcatggcggcggcgagttcCGGGTGCAGCAGCGGCTGCCAGTCCGGCTGGACCACCTACCTGGACGACGACCGCTCCTCCTACTCTACAAGCGCCACCACCACGCGGTTCCATGGAAAGCCGCAGGGACAGTTCTACGGCTACGGCTGCGAGTGCGAGTACTCTGAGGAGGACGACCTGTCCATGGTCTCCGACGCCTCCTCCGGGCCACCCCAACAGTGCTCGcccggctccggcgccacGCACACTAATGCGCGGGCCGAGAGGAGAGGCATAGCGACAGagacagcggcagcggcgaggcgGCAGAGCAAggtggccggcgccgtcgcgTCTCTGCTCGAGGACACCGCCAGCTCGCCGGCCTTCTTCAAGCACTCCAAG GTGAGGAGCTCAGCGGAGGCCAACGGCTACGCCGGCGCGGCCGATTCGATCACCAATGCTGCCGATTTCTCGTGCGCCTTCTTCTCTGCGACGGGCTTCGAG TCTCCCTCGAATGGCTCTGCTCTGAGCGGTTGCCTGCAAGCGCAGTACTCCCCTGCTCCTGCCAAACGGATGATGCCCACAAGACAT ATGTGCAGAGATGGCAGTGATAAGATCAAAAGGTGGTGA
- the LOC100831681 gene encoding UPF0496 protein 1: MGNNSSSGGGGGHKPHRPSSSDSGLPHATAAEELSSYEAACRYDPEVRTFDSTLQRRTSRAISTLAVGVEVRSMSLDSLREVTGCLLDMNQEVVRVILDCKKDIWKSPDLFDLVEDYFESSLQTLDFCTALDKCLKRARDSQLLLHVALQRFDDEERGDAPEGASASAAAAAPSARYARTLHELRQFKAAGDPFTDEFFEAFQAVYRQQLAMLEKLQQRKHRLDKKVKTIKAWRRVSSIIFATTFAAVLICSVVAAAIAAPPVAAALAAAAAVPVGSMGKWIDSLLKGYQDALHGQKEVVSAMQVGTFIAIKDLDSIRVLINRVEMEISSMVDCVEFAERDEEAIKFGVEEIKKKLEAFMKSVEDLGEQADRCSRDIRRARTVVLQRIIRHPN; encoded by the coding sequence ATGGggaacaacagcagcagcggcggcggcggcggccacaaGCCCCACCGGCCGTCGAGCTCGGATTCGGGGCTGCCGcacgcgacggcggcggaggagctgaGCTCGTACGAGGCGGCGTGCCGGTACGACCCGGAGGTGCGGACCTTCGACTCGACGCTGCAGCGGCGCACGAGCCGCGCCATCTCGACGCTCGCggtgggcgtggaggtgcggTCCATGTCCCTCGACTCCCTCCGCGAGGTCACGGGCTGCCTCCTCGACATGAACCAGGAGGTGGTGCGCGTCATCCTCGACTGCAAGAAGGACATCTGGAAGAGCCCCGACCTGTTCGACCTCGTCGAGGATTACTTCGAGAGCAGCCTCCAGACGCTCGATTTCTGTACCGCGCTCGACAAGTGCCTCAAGCGCGCCCGCGACtcccagctcctcctccacgtcgCGCTCCAGCGCTtcgacgacgaggagcgcggcgacgCCCCGGAGGGCGCCTctgcctctgccgccgccgccgccccctccgccCGGTACGCGCGCACGCTGCACGAGCTGCGCCAGTTCAAGGCGGCCGGGGATCCCTTCACCGACGAGTTCTTTGAGGCCTTCCAGGCCGTGTACCGGCAGCAGCTGGCCATGCTGGAGAAGCTGCAGCAGCGCAAGCACCGGCTCGACAAGAAGGTCAAGACGATCAAGGCGTGGCGCCGGGTGTCGAGCATCATCTTCGCGACCACCTTCGCGGCTGTGCTCATCTGCTCGGTGGTTGCCGCGGCCATCGCCGCGCCGCCTGTTGCGGCCGCAttggctgcggctgctgcggtTCCTGTTGGGTCTATGGGGAAGTGGATCGATTCGCTGCTCAAAGGGTATCAGGACGCTCTCCATGGACAGAAGGAGGTTGTGAGCGCAATGCAGGTCGGAACTTTCATTGCCATCAAGGATTTGGACAGTATCAGAGTGCTCATCAACcgggtggagatggagatAAGCTCGATGGTCGATTGCGTGGAGTTTGCGGAGCGGGATGAGGAGGCAATCAAGTTCGGGGTTGAGGAAATCAAGAAGAAGCTGGAGGCCTTCATGAAAAGTGTTGAGGATCTCGGGGAGCAGGCAGATCGGTGTAGCCGGGACATCCGTCGGGCAAGGACTGTCGTGCTACAAAGGATCATCCGGCATCCTAACTGA